The Terriglobus roseus region GAATGCGCGGCGCATTGCAGAGCGGCTGGCGGGTGCGATCAATGAGCTTGCGGGTGAGCCGATTGCGCGTGCGCATCATGGTTCGCTTGCTGCTTCACAGCGTAGTGAGATTGAAGAGTTGTTGAAGGCTGGTGAGATTCGCGCGCTGGTTGCTACGTCTTCGCTTGAGCTTGGCATTGATATGGGCGCGGTGGATCTGGTGATTCAGATTGAAGCACCGCCTTCGGTTGCGAGCGGGATGCAGCGCATTGGGCGTGCGGGGCACCAGGTGGGCGCGCCTTCCAAGGGCATTATCTTTCCGAAGTATCGTGCGGATTTGATTGCGTGCGCCGCGGTGACGCGTGCGATGCATGAAGGGCATGTGGAGAGTACGCGCTATCAACGGAATGCGCTGGATGTGTTGGCGCAGCAGATGGTGGCGATCATTGCACATCCTCCGTTGCCTATTGCGGAAGCGGAACGCAGGATGAAGCGGTTCCGCAGTGATGAGGAAGATGCTCCGGGCATTGCGTATGACGAGTTGTTGCGCATTGTGCGTTCGTGCAGTGGATATGCGGGTTTGAGCACGCAGGTGTTTGATGGTGTGTTGGACATGCTGGCGGGGCGTTATCCGTCGGATGAGTTTGGCGAACTGCGTCCGCGCATTACGTGGGATAGAACGAAGCAGTGGTTGACGCCTCGGCAGGGTGTGAAGCGGATTGCGATTTTGAATGGCGGTACGATTCCGGATCGCGGTTTGTATGGTGTGTTTCTTTCCGGTGAGCGATCAAAGCCGATTCGCGTGGGCGAGTTGGATGAAGAGATGGTCTTTGAGGCGCGCACGGGTGAGACGTTTGTTCTTGGTGCGAGTACGTGGCGCATTGATGAGATTACGCATGATCGTGTGCTGGTTTCGCCTGCGCCGGGTGAACCGGGGAAGATGCCTTTCTGGCATGGCGATCAAGCAGGGCGGCCGTTGGAGTTTGGACGACGCATTGGTGCGTTGATCCGTGAGTTGCGCGATATGCCTCGTGCCGCTGCTGTCTCGCGATTGACGCGTGAGCATGATCTGGATCAGCTTGCTGCGGAAAATGTGATGCGTTACCTGACCGATCAGGAGGTGGCGACCGAACAGGTGCCGGATGATCGCACGATTGTGGTGGAGCGCGTGCGCGATGAGCTTGGTGATTGGCGCGTATGTGTGATGACTCCGTTTGGTTCACGTGTGCATGCGCCGTGGGCGATGGCGGTGCAGGGACGCATCCGTGCGGCAGGCGCGGTGGATGTGGAGACGATGTGGAGCGAGGATGGCTTCGTCGTTCGTTTTCCTGAGGCAGATAATGCGCCGGATGTTGATCCGTTCTTTCCTGAAGCGCAGGAGGCGGTGGAGTCTGTACAGCGGCAGTTGGGTTCGACTGCGCTGTTTGCTGCGAAGTTTCGTGAGGCGAGTGCGCGTGCGTTGTTGTTGCCGCGTCGTCGTGCGGATGGTCGTGCTCCGCTGTGGCAACAACGTAAACGTGCGTATGACTTGTTAGCTGTTGCTGCGCGGTATCCGGAATTTCCGATGTTGCTGGAGGCGTATCGCGAGTGTTTGCGTGATGTGTTTGATATGCCTGCGCTGGCTGAGATTCTGAGGAGCGTGGAGCAGCGGCAGATTCGTGTGCACACGGTGGATTCGCGCACACCTTCGCCCTTTGCTTCGGCGCTGTTGTTCTCTTACGTTGCGAATTACATCTATGACGGCGATGCTCCGCTAGCCGAACGTCGTGCGCAGGCGTTGGCGATTGATCAAGATCAGTTGCGTGAGTTGATGGGCGATGCCGATCTGCGTGAGCTGCTGGACCGCAATGCGATTGAAGAGACGGAAGAGCAGTTGCAGATGCTGGCGGATGACTATCGTGCGCGCACGATGGATGGTGTGCATGACATGCTGCTGCGGCTGGGTGATCTAAATCGCACTGAGTTGTTGCGGCGATGTGTTTCGCCCGAGGTGGCGATTACGCTGGATCGTTTAGCGAAGGCGCGTCGTGCACTGGAGTTGCGCATCGGTGGCGAGAAGCGATGGATTGCTGTGGAGGATGCGGCACGTTATCGCGATGCGTTGGGAGTTCCACTGCCGCCGGGTTTGCCTACGGCATTTCTTGAACCTTCTGCGGATGCGATTACGGATTTGATTCGGCGTTATGGGCGTACGCATGGGCCATTCACAACGGCGAAGGTGGCTGCGCGATTTGAAGTGCCGATCCAGACCGTTGAGGCAGTCTTGCAGAAGCTAGTGGGCATGGGGCGCGTGGTGGAAGGCGCGTTCTGTCCTGGTGGGCAGGAGCGTGAGTGGTGCGATGTGGAGGTGTTGCGCACCATTCGCAGGAGATCGTTAGCCAAGTTACGCAAAGAAGTGGAGCCGGTGGAGCAGCAGACGCTGGCGCGTTTGTTTACGCACTGGCAGGGCGTGTTGACGCCTCGGCGTGGGTTGGATGCGTTGCTGGATGCGATTGATAATTTGCAGGGTGCGCCGCTGCCTGCGTCGTTGCTGGAGACGGAGATACTTCCTGCGCGTATTGCGAATTATCGATCTGCTGACTTAGATACATTGGTTGCCGCTGGCGAAGTGACGTGGGCAGGGTTTGAGCCGATTGGCGAACGTGATGGTCGTGTGGGTTTGTATCTGGCGGAGAGGTTGCCGCTGCTATGGCCGGTGGTGAATACACAGCAGGCTGCGAGTGCCATTGAGAATGGGAGCAACACGCGGGAACGCGAAGAGAGGATTGTCGAGTATCTGCGCGCGCATGGTGCTTCGTTCTTTCAGAATGTGCATGACGGCACGGGCGGCGGTTTTGCGAACGAGACGATTGAAGCGCTTTGGAACCTGGTGTGGCGCGGTGCGATCACGAATGACTCGTTGCAG contains the following coding sequences:
- a CDS encoding DEAD/DEAH box helicase, which encodes MPVKKTATKRTKPKKPESVEASVQAVDPADTSVDDSVLKLFHPVTAAWFRAVFEGPTQPQREGWPAIARGDSTLILAPTGTGKTLTAFLWCLDRLMLQPRAAAPVETSKRGRKAAASPVLDGVRVVYISPLKALAVDVERNLRSPLQGIANMAQRMGVDVHTPEINVRTGDTPANERARFSKHPGEILITTPESLYLLLTSNAGEALRSVETVIIDEIHALVPTKRGAHMALSLERLEALTGRKVQRIGLSATQRPLEEVARFLGGAEGTQQVSASANEQVGDGEAEAGGIRYRPVAVVNAGARKRLELTVEVPVEDMAKLGEIQDTPSGPASQGPKRTSIWQSIHPRLLELIRAHQSTILFVNARRIAERLAGAINELAGEPIARAHHGSLAASQRSEIEELLKAGEIRALVATSSLELGIDMGAVDLVIQIEAPPSVASGMQRIGRAGHQVGAPSKGIIFPKYRADLIACAAVTRAMHEGHVESTRYQRNALDVLAQQMVAIIAHPPLPIAEAERRMKRFRSDEEDAPGIAYDELLRIVRSCSGYAGLSTQVFDGVLDMLAGRYPSDEFGELRPRITWDRTKQWLTPRQGVKRIAILNGGTIPDRGLYGVFLSGERSKPIRVGELDEEMVFEARTGETFVLGASTWRIDEITHDRVLVSPAPGEPGKMPFWHGDQAGRPLEFGRRIGALIRELRDMPRAAAVSRLTREHDLDQLAAENVMRYLTDQEVATEQVPDDRTIVVERVRDELGDWRVCVMTPFGSRVHAPWAMAVQGRIRAAGAVDVETMWSEDGFVVRFPEADNAPDVDPFFPEAQEAVESVQRQLGSTALFAAKFREASARALLLPRRRADGRAPLWQQRKRAYDLLAVAARYPEFPMLLEAYRECLRDVFDMPALAEILRSVEQRQIRVHTVDSRTPSPFASALLFSYVANYIYDGDAPLAERRAQALAIDQDQLRELMGDADLRELLDRNAIEETEEQLQMLADDYRARTMDGVHDMLLRLGDLNRTELLRRCVSPEVAITLDRLAKARRALELRIGGEKRWIAVEDAARYRDALGVPLPPGLPTAFLEPSADAITDLIRRYGRTHGPFTTAKVAARFEVPIQTVEAVLQKLVGMGRVVEGAFCPGGQEREWCDVEVLRTIRRRSLAKLRKEVEPVEQQTLARLFTHWQGVLTPRRGLDALLDAIDNLQGAPLPASLLETEILPARIANYRSADLDTLVAAGEVTWAGFEPIGERDGRVGLYLAERLPLLWPVVNTQQAASAIENGSNTREREERIVEYLRAHGASFFQNVHDGTGGGFANETIEALWNLVWRGAITNDSLQALRAYTNRESTSTRKPARRVHNQQAAFRSRRTTPPTAQGRWVLHPALGAVNRNATEWSHAEAQQLLQRYGVVFRETAHAENLPGGFSAVYDVLKALEESGKVRRGYFAAELGATQFALPSALDLLRSLRNKRLDSDPEMVVLAATDPANPYGALLRWPAVGEGVSLQRSVGARVVLADGALVAYLRRGNPNIQVFLSDEEPQRGQVMRALARYFVVMAQMHESERAAAGMFVQTINGVNVAEHPMARVLLDAGFQAAPMGFNLRRNLPSISVERPVGNA